From a region of the Castor canadensis chromosome 7, mCasCan1.hap1v2, whole genome shotgun sequence genome:
- the Gpr15lg gene encoding protein GPR15LG: MRLLVLSSLLCILLLCFSIFSSEGRRHLAKPWKLRPCCHLVPRHNLKTQKGNHLRGCRMCRIKPAKGLWVVPGALPQV; this comes from the exons ATGAGGCTTCTAGTCCTTTCCAGCCTACTCTGCATCCTACTCCTCTGTTTCTCCATCTTCTCCTCAGAAG GGAGAAGGCATCTTGCCAAGCCCTGGAAACTCAGGCCCTGCTGCCACCTAGTTCCTAGACACAACCTGAAAACCCAGAAAG GAAACCATCTGAGGGGCTGCAGAATGTGCAGGATCAAGCCAGCCAAAGGCTTATGGGTGGTGCCAGGGGCACTACCACAGGTGTAG